In the genome of Patescibacteria group bacterium, one region contains:
- a CDS encoding RelA/SpoT family protein gives MLTAQDIINVMNSPTDAEVALIKKAYDFAQEAHKDQKRFTGEPYFVHLTETAKNLADLGMNGTMIAAGLLHDSIEDVGVTPQTIEKEFGKEILFLVEGVTKLGTVKYRGTTQHNESMRKLFVAMSQDLRVLIIKLADRLHNMRTLHHVPEKKQKRIAGETLEIYAPLAYRFGMRKLSRQLEDLAFPFVLPEEYKKIQQFTKKKQSEIEDRLKKFYKSVRKVLAKEDIISVQTDYRVKSLYSLHKKILKKKGELEKIYDIIALRIIVNDVGDCYKVLGIIHGTWRPLPGRIKDYIAFPKPNGYRSIHTTIFTGDGSIVEVQIKTKEMHEQAEFGIASHMKYKDGSGKKTHWIQELVQQENTSYLSKNFITSLKSDFLKERIFVFTPKGDVIDLPIDSSPIDFAYSVHSDLGDHISGAHVNGKFSSLDRKLKNGDIVVVITKASSHPTQKWLDFCKTTMAKRHIRSILDKISKK, from the coding sequence ATGCTTACCGCTCAAGACATAATTAATGTAATGAACTCTCCTACTGATGCAGAAGTTGCATTGATTAAAAAGGCGTATGACTTTGCGCAGGAAGCTCACAAAGATCAAAAGCGATTTACAGGTGAACCATATTTTGTGCACCTTACAGAAACAGCAAAAAACCTTGCTGATTTAGGCATGAATGGCACTATGATTGCTGCTGGATTACTTCACGACAGTATTGAAGATGTAGGTGTAACTCCTCAAACTATTGAAAAAGAATTTGGCAAAGAAATACTTTTCTTGGTTGAAGGGGTCACAAAATTAGGAACAGTAAAATATAGAGGAACGACGCAACACAACGAAAGTATGCGTAAGCTTTTTGTTGCAATGTCACAAGACTTACGAGTGCTTATCATCAAACTTGCAGACCGACTTCACAACATGAGGACTCTTCATCATGTTCCAGAAAAGAAGCAAAAAAGAATTGCTGGTGAGACATTAGAAATATATGCTCCGCTTGCCTACCGCTTTGGGATGCGAAAGCTCTCACGCCAACTTGAAGATTTAGCATTCCCTTTTGTATTGCCAGAAGAATATAAAAAAATCCAACAGTTTACAAAAAAGAAACAATCTGAAATTGAAGATCGACTTAAGAAGTTTTATAAATCAGTACGGAAAGTATTAGCAAAAGAAGATATTATTTCTGTTCAAACAGATTACCGAGTAAAAAGCTTATACAGCTTACATAAAAAGATCCTTAAAAAGAAAGGTGAACTTGAGAAAATCTATGACATCATTGCCCTACGTATTATTGTGAATGATGTCGGTGATTGCTACAAAGTATTGGGAATTATTCATGGTACATGGCGCCCATTACCTGGCAGGATTAAAGACTATATTGCCTTTCCAAAGCCCAACGGCTACCGAAGTATTCACACCACGATATTTACTGGCGATGGCAGTATTGTTGAAGTGCAGATAAAAACAAAAGAAATGCATGAGCAAGCAGAATTTGGTATTGCTTCTCATATGAAGTATAAAGATGGATCAGGAAAAAAGACTCATTGGATCCAAGAACTAGTTCAACAAGAAAACACGAGCTATCTTTCTAAAAACTTTATTACGAGTTTAAAATCAGATTTTCTCAAAGAACGTATTTTTGTGTTTACCCCTAAAGGTGATGTGATCGATTTACCAATAGATTCAAGTCCTATAGATTTTGCGTATAGTGTTCACTCTGATTTGGGAGATCACATTAGTGGCGCTCATGTAAATGGGAAATTTAGCTCTCTTGATCGCAAACTCAAGAATGGTGATATCGTAGTGGTTATTACCAAAGCATCTAGTCATCCCACGCAAAAATGGCTGGATTTTTGTAAGACGACAATGGCAAAAAGACATATCAGATCTATTCTTGATAAGATAAGTAAAAAATAA
- the alr gene encoding alanine racemase: MSGISRTERLGVRTWIEIDRAALEHNYKTFRELIPKPTKLLSVVKSNAYGHGLVDFSKQLETLGVDWFAVDSIVEGLKLRKEGITKPILVLGYTLPELLQEAINQDITVTASSMYMLTDISTRELKGILKIHVKIDSGMHRQGFMSHEMEEVLKVLTQNNHKISVDGLYTHFASAKDPAFTEETQKQRQLFLTWVDAFKGAGFSPIVHAAATGAALLFPDTHFDMVRIGIGMHGIWPSPEIGLLKENSSALKTTLSWKTIVSEIKLIPAGEKIGYDFTEETTRETKIAVCPIGYWHGFPRSLSSVGHVLVNGSKAKVMGRVSMDMIVIDVTDTPDLNVGDEVVLIGKSGDLEITATDVANTAGYSRYEFITRINPLIKKIYI; the protein is encoded by the coding sequence ATGAGTGGCATTTCACGAACAGAACGATTGGGTGTGCGTACATGGATCGAAATCGATCGTGCTGCATTGGAGCACAATTATAAAACGTTCCGTGAGCTTATTCCAAAACCGACTAAGCTACTTTCAGTAGTGAAATCTAATGCATATGGTCATGGCCTCGTTGATTTTTCAAAACAGCTTGAAACACTTGGGGTTGATTGGTTTGCTGTAGATTCTATTGTGGAAGGCTTAAAATTGCGCAAGGAGGGTATTACGAAGCCAATTCTAGTACTTGGCTATACTTTGCCAGAACTGCTTCAGGAAGCCATTAATCAGGACATTACGGTCACAGCCTCAAGTATGTACATGCTTACTGATATCAGTACACGTGAGCTTAAGGGGATTCTTAAGATTCATGTGAAGATAGATAGTGGCATGCATCGTCAGGGTTTTATGTCCCATGAGATGGAAGAAGTACTAAAAGTGCTCACACAGAATAATCATAAGATTTCAGTAGATGGTTTGTATACTCACTTTGCATCTGCAAAAGATCCTGCGTTTACTGAAGAAACTCAAAAGCAGCGACAGCTCTTTCTTACCTGGGTAGATGCATTTAAGGGAGCCGGATTTTCACCAATAGTTCATGCTGCAGCTACAGGTGCCGCTTTGCTATTTCCTGATACTCATTTTGATATGGTTCGCATTGGAATTGGAATGCATGGCATTTGGCCTTCTCCAGAAATAGGATTACTCAAAGAAAACAGTTCAGCTCTCAAAACGACACTTTCATGGAAAACAATTGTAAGTGAAATAAAGTTAATTCCAGCTGGAGAAAAAATTGGATATGACTTTACGGAAGAGACAACTCGAGAAACAAAGATTGCTGTATGTCCTATTGGATACTGGCATGGATTTCCACGAAGTCTTTCGAGTGTGGGACATGTACTTGTTAATGGTTCTAAAGCTAAAGTGATGGGGCGAGTATCGATGGATATGATTGTTATAGATGTGACTGATACTCCTGATCTAAATGTGGGAGATGAAGTTGTACTTATTGGAAAGAGTGGGGATTTGGAAATTACTGCAACTGATGTGGCAAATACGGCAGGATACTCTCGCTATGAATTTATCACACGAATCAATCCGTTGATTAAGAAGATTTATATTTAG
- a CDS encoding DUF4446 family protein — translation MPFVLTPTILIYILAAVLGIFIIILLVWMNKMNNRLKGLLRGKNALTLEDSIGNITKELQDLKLFTKEMEEYLTTVETRLKNSLQAVETIRFNPFKGTGSGGNQSFSTSFINEHGDGVVLTSMYTRDRISMFAKPLKKFESEFELSEEELEAIETSKKKLEK, via the coding sequence ATGCCTTTTGTTCTTACACCCACCATACTTATTTATATACTAGCTGCAGTTCTCGGTATTTTTATTATTATCCTTCTTGTATGGATGAATAAAATGAATAACCGCCTCAAAGGATTGCTCCGAGGTAAGAATGCACTCACCCTTGAAGATTCGATTGGTAACATTACCAAAGAATTGCAGGATCTCAAACTTTTCACAAAAGAGATGGAAGAATATCTCACAACTGTTGAAACTCGACTGAAAAATAGTTTGCAAGCTGTAGAGACAATTCGTTTCAACCCATTTAAAGGAACTGGATCTGGCGGCAATCAAAGTTTCTCTACTTCTTTCATAAATGAACACGGCGACGGTGTTGTGCTTACAAGTATGTATACTAGAGATCGTATCAGCATGTTTGCTAAGCCTCTCAAGAAATTTGAATCAGAATTTGAACTTTCTGAAGAAGAACTCGAAGCAATTGAAACCTCTAAGAAGAAGCTCGAGAAGTAA
- a CDS encoding AAA family ATPase — protein sequence MPPLSNFTTKAKEAIRRAHELAIERGQNHVNPLHLLAALILQEESMVASILDKLEVDSILMTDSLLEAIEAPDGNATLNPSYQIYLTPDLAQAIEGAVKIAKTLNDEFISTEHLFIATIEIPGTAKELLARFRIDKDSVLRVLEELKSSKVNDTHAPKKFKALNKYTRSLTKLAADNKLDPVIGRDTEITRIIQILSRRTKNNPILIGEAGVGKTAIAEGLAVRMAQGDVPESLKDKELVSLDLGSLVAGTKYRGEFEERLKNILKEIERSNGKVILFIDEIHTIVGAGAAEGSLDASNMLKPALARGELRAIGATTLKEYQKHIEKDPALTRRFQPVFVNEPSVDDTIAILRGLKEKYELYHGVRITDDAIIAAVNLSSRYITDRYLPDKAVDLIDESASYLKIALENLPPILQETHAKVMRLEIEREAIKKETTTKAKDRLKQIDKEIADFKEQTSEIELKWKNEKEILTSIKEIKKDLETLRLDAESAEARADLGKAAEIRYGRIPQLEKDLDLKSKRLKKLQSSRRILREEITEQDVADIVAKWTGIPVSRMLESEAERLNRMEDELKSRIVGQDEAVKRIADTVKRSRAGIADENRPIGSFIFLGPTGVGKTELTKALAEFMFDDEKSLIRIDMSEYMEKHSVSKLIGAPAGYVGYEEGGTFTEMIRHRPYSVILLDEIEKAHPEVFNILLQVLDNGQLTDAKGRKVNFRNSIIIMTSNLGANYIDKMQRFGFGHSDDANKDKSDYEDVKNRVMDSLKEFFRPEFLNRIDDTVVFDILPREAIRKIVEIQVNMVKERLASKEVNLEIGEPVLEFLAKEGYNPQYGARPLRRLIQNKILTPVASMIISKGVMKGGTVTVGVKDNQFTFDVKKGRKGSMLREDMLNAGHINS from the coding sequence ATGCCACCACTAAGTAATTTTACGACAAAAGCCAAAGAGGCTATCCGACGGGCACATGAGCTTGCGATTGAACGTGGTCAAAATCACGTTAATCCATTGCACTTGCTTGCAGCGCTTATCCTTCAGGAAGAAAGTATGGTTGCGTCAATTCTCGATAAGCTCGAGGTTGATAGTATTCTCATGACTGATTCATTACTTGAAGCTATTGAAGCACCGGATGGAAATGCAACACTTAATCCTTCATATCAAATTTACCTCACACCTGATCTAGCTCAAGCTATAGAAGGTGCTGTTAAGATTGCAAAGACTCTCAATGATGAGTTTATCTCAACAGAGCACTTGTTTATTGCAACCATTGAAATTCCTGGTACAGCTAAAGAATTATTAGCTCGATTTAGAATCGATAAAGATTCTGTGCTTCGCGTACTTGAAGAATTGAAATCAAGTAAGGTAAACGACACTCACGCTCCAAAGAAATTTAAGGCTCTCAATAAATACACACGAAGTCTCACCAAGCTTGCTGCAGACAATAAGCTCGATCCAGTGATTGGACGAGATACTGAAATCACTCGAATCATTCAGATCCTTTCTCGACGCACAAAGAATAATCCAATTTTGATTGGAGAAGCGGGTGTTGGAAAGACAGCTATCGCAGAGGGTCTTGCTGTGCGTATGGCTCAGGGCGATGTTCCTGAATCTCTTAAAGATAAAGAACTTGTCTCACTTGATCTTGGTTCACTTGTAGCTGGTACAAAGTACCGAGGTGAATTTGAAGAACGACTTAAAAATATTCTCAAAGAAATTGAACGATCAAATGGAAAAGTAATTCTGTTTATTGATGAAATTCATACTATAGTGGGAGCAGGTGCAGCTGAAGGATCACTTGATGCTTCAAATATGTTGAAGCCTGCGCTTGCACGAGGAGAACTTCGCGCAATTGGTGCAACTACATTAAAGGAATACCAAAAGCATATTGAAAAAGATCCAGCGCTTACTCGACGATTCCAACCGGTGTTTGTAAATGAACCATCAGTTGATGACACTATTGCAATTTTGCGAGGTCTTAAAGAAAAGTATGAGCTCTACCACGGAGTGCGAATTACCGACGATGCTATTATTGCCGCAGTAAATCTCTCAAGTCGATATATAACAGACCGATATTTGCCTGATAAAGCTGTTGACCTTATTGATGAATCGGCCTCATACCTCAAGATTGCTTTAGAAAATCTTCCACCAATTCTTCAGGAAACCCATGCAAAAGTGATGCGTCTTGAAATTGAACGAGAAGCTATTAAGAAAGAGACAACAACCAAAGCTAAGGATCGTCTCAAGCAAATTGATAAAGAAATTGCAGACTTCAAAGAACAAACTTCTGAAATAGAACTTAAGTGGAAAAACGAAAAAGAAATTCTCACAAGTATTAAAGAAATTAAGAAAGATCTTGAAACTCTTAGACTTGATGCAGAATCAGCAGAAGCTCGAGCAGACCTTGGAAAGGCAGCTGAGATTCGCTATGGACGCATCCCACAGCTTGAAAAAGATTTGGATCTAAAATCAAAGCGACTTAAGAAACTCCAGAGTTCACGAAGAATTCTACGAGAAGAAATTACTGAACAGGATGTTGCAGATATTGTAGCAAAATGGACGGGAATTCCAGTGTCACGAATGCTAGAAAGTGAAGCAGAACGATTGAACCGAATGGAAGATGAGCTCAAGAGCCGAATCGTTGGTCAGGATGAAGCAGTAAAACGAATTGCAGATACGGTAAAACGATCACGAGCTGGTATTGCCGATGAAAATCGACCAATTGGATCATTCATATTCTTGGGACCAACAGGAGTTGGAAAGACTGAGCTTACAAAAGCACTTGCAGAATTCATGTTTGATGACGAAAAGTCACTTATTCGAATCGACATGTCAGAATATATGGAGAAGCATTCTGTATCAAAGCTCATTGGTGCTCCAGCTGGATATGTGGGATATGAAGAAGGTGGAACATTTACTGAAATGATCCGACATCGACCATACTCTGTAATCCTTCTCGACGAAATTGAAAAAGCACATCCAGAAGTATTCAATATTCTTCTTCAAGTGCTCGACAACGGTCAGCTCACCGATGCAAAGGGACGAAAGGTAAACTTCCGAAACTCAATCATCATCATGACCTCAAACCTCGGTGCAAACTATATTGATAAAATGCAGCGATTCGGATTCGGTCATTCAGATGATGCAAATAAAGATAAATCTGATTACGAAGATGTGAAGAACCGAGTTATGGATTCTTTGAAAGAATTCTTCCGACCAGAATTCTTAAACCGAATTGATGATACCGTTGTCTTTGATATCTTGCCTCGAGAAGCAATTCGAAAGATTGTAGAAATCCAGGTGAATATGGTCAAAGAACGACTTGCTTCAAAAGAAGTTAATCTTGAAATTGGTGAACCTGTACTCGAATTCTTGGCAAAAGAAGGATACAACCCTCAGTACGGTGCGCGACCACTTCGACGATTGATTCAAAACAAAATTCTTACACCTGTAGCCTCAATGATTATCTCAAAGGGAGTCATGAAGGGAGGAACAGTAACTGTGGGAGTTAAAGACAATCAGTTTACCTTTGATGTAAAGAAGGGACGAAAGGGAAGTATGCTACGGGAGGATATGTTGAATGCAGGACACATAAACTCATAA
- a CDS encoding cysteine desulfurase family protein yields the protein MSKRIFLDYASTTPLDKRVLKAMLPYFSETFGNPSAIYKEGLEAKAPVKQARVDIAQILNCKAEEIIFTASGTEADNLAVLGTFNYWKKELKDSKPHIITTNIEHPGILEMCRFIEKEGGEVTYVPVEENGIVDPTKIKAALKPTTVLVTIILASNEIGTIQPVKEISRMIAEYKKENNLDNAYPYLHTDASQAANYLDISFQKLGVDMMTLDASKLYGPKGVGLLAAKRHVLLSPIIRGGGQEKGLRSGTENVAGIVGMTEALKISHAMREEESERLAKLQEYFIQSVIKYIPDVSINGDITRRLPNNVNICIPGLDAEFAVIKLDHEGIACSSASSCMNLSEESYSYVVDALGERGKQCRASSLRFTFGRATTKKDLDLTLKKITNIIITQ from the coding sequence ATGAGTAAACGAATATTTTTAGATTATGCTTCCACAACACCGCTCGACAAACGAGTGTTGAAAGCCATGCTTCCTTATTTCTCTGAAACCTTTGGAAATCCTTCTGCTATATATAAGGAAGGACTTGAGGCTAAAGCACCTGTAAAGCAGGCACGAGTAGATATTGCTCAGATTTTAAATTGCAAAGCTGAAGAAATTATTTTTACTGCAAGTGGAACTGAAGCTGATAATCTTGCTGTATTGGGTACATTTAATTATTGGAAAAAAGAATTAAAAGACAGTAAGCCTCATATTATTACTACAAATATAGAGCATCCGGGGATTTTAGAAATGTGTAGATTTATAGAGAAAGAAGGCGGGGAAGTAACGTATGTGCCAGTTGAAGAAAATGGAATTGTTGATCCTACAAAGATTAAAGCAGCATTAAAGCCAACTACAGTTCTCGTAACAATAATTCTTGCAAGTAATGAAATTGGAACTATTCAGCCCGTAAAAGAAATTTCACGAATGATTGCTGAATATAAAAAAGAGAATAATCTTGATAATGCCTATCCGTATCTTCACACTGATGCGAGCCAAGCTGCAAATTATCTTGATATTAGTTTTCAAAAGCTTGGAGTAGATATGATGACCCTTGATGCATCAAAACTCTATGGACCAAAAGGTGTTGGACTTCTTGCTGCAAAGCGACATGTGTTACTTTCGCCAATCATTCGGGGAGGAGGCCAAGAAAAAGGATTGCGATCAGGCACAGAAAACGTAGCTGGAATTGTAGGAATGACTGAAGCGTTAAAAATCTCTCATGCAATGCGTGAAGAAGAATCAGAACGTTTAGCAAAACTTCAAGAATATTTTATCCAGTCTGTAATAAAATATATACCCGACGTCTCTATTAATGGAGACATCACACGACGATTGCCAAACAATGTGAATATATGTATTCCGGGACTTGATGCAGAATTTGCAGTAATCAAGCTTGATCATGAAGGAATCGCTTGTTCGTCGGCTAGTTCGTGTATGAATCTTTCAGAAGAGTCGTATTCATATGTTGTTGATGCTCTCGGAGAACGGGGGAAACAGTGTCGAGCATCATCACTACGATTTACATTTGGACGTGCTACAACAAAGAAAGATCTTGATTTGACTTTGAAGAAAATAACGAATATAATTATTACACAATAA
- a CDS encoding aminotransferase class IV produces the protein MPKFCYYNGKIIPIAKAALPINDIGILRGYAIFDYAKVYNGKPFLLKEHIARFEQSAKKMGLIIPAAAPKIEKIIKELLTKNKIKDQNAGIRMILTGGTLVEGLSFNPAKPSFFILIEDLKDLPENLFEKGAALITHEHERMFSDIKTTNYITAVQLQKEKNKKKAVEILYLYNSKVLECSTSNFFIVKKNKIYTPAENILIGITRNHVIKLARNAGMSVVEKNISKREMLDADEAFITASNKEVLPIVHIDDALIGNGQVGEVSKKLRQLFIESISNK, from the coding sequence ATGCCGAAATTCTGTTACTACAACGGGAAGATCATACCAATAGCAAAAGCAGCTTTGCCAATTAATGACATTGGAATTTTGCGAGGCTACGCTATTTTTGATTATGCAAAAGTCTACAATGGCAAGCCGTTCTTACTCAAAGAACATATTGCTCGGTTTGAACAATCGGCAAAAAAAATGGGACTCATTATTCCTGCAGCTGCTCCAAAGATAGAGAAAATAATTAAAGAATTACTTACTAAAAATAAAATTAAAGATCAGAATGCCGGTATCCGAATGATTCTCACTGGTGGAACTTTAGTTGAAGGCCTTTCTTTCAATCCTGCAAAACCCAGCTTCTTTATTTTAATTGAAGATCTCAAAGATTTACCTGAAAACCTATTTGAAAAAGGTGCAGCACTCATAACTCATGAACACGAGCGAATGTTTTCAGACATTAAAACTACAAATTACATTACTGCAGTTCAGCTTCAGAAAGAAAAGAATAAAAAGAAAGCTGTCGAGATTTTGTACTTATATAACAGTAAGGTTTTAGAATGCAGTACGAGTAATTTCTTTATTGTAAAAAAGAATAAAATTTATACACCTGCTGAAAATATCTTAATTGGGATTACTCGAAATCATGTCATAAAACTCGCAAGAAATGCCGGCATGAGTGTAGTAGAAAAAAATATCTCAAAACGAGAAATGTTGGATGCAGATGAAGCTTTTATTACTGCATCAAATAAAGAAGTACTACCAATAGTACATATTGATGATGCTCTTATTGGGAATGGTCAGGTAGGAGAAGTCTCAAAAAAATTACGGCAGCTATTTATTGAAAGTATTTCAAACAAATAA
- the rpmG gene encoding 50S ribosomal protein L33: MSQDRLIKLACKDCKRVNYWSSKNKRKVDRKIELSKFCKWCRKITTHKEAKK, encoded by the coding sequence ATGTCACAGGATCGACTCATCAAACTAGCGTGTAAAGATTGCAAACGCGTAAACTACTGGTCAAGCAAGAACAAGCGAAAAGTAGACCGCAAAATAGAACTTTCAAAGTTCTGTAAGTGGTGCCGAAAAATCACTACACACAAGGAAGCAAAGAAATAA
- the miaA gene encoding tRNA (adenosine(37)-N6)-dimethylallyltransferase MiaA gives MEPKNIKPKILVIVGPTSSGKSDLAVELALKYNGEVVSADSRQVYKGMDIGTGKITKEEMKGVPHHLLDVISPSNEYVFSVQDFKVLADKAIADILSRNKLPIICGGTGFYIQAVVDNVTLPEVSPDQVLRAKLSEKSTEELFEMLKAKDPERAEVIDPHNHVRIIRALEINEALGNVPKIQTEPLYDTLQIGIEISDEELRPRIFKRLLKRFDLGMLDEAKKLHAEGVTFKRMEDLGLEYKYMALHLQNKLTQQEMIDALEIATRQYARRQKTWFRRDKRIKWLSLDNKSEIACSIDQFIVS, from the coding sequence ATGGAACCTAAGAATATAAAACCTAAAATTCTCGTCATTGTTGGCCCCACATCATCGGGTAAAAGTGACTTAGCAGTAGAACTCGCCCTTAAATACAATGGCGAGGTTGTTTCTGCTGATTCACGCCAAGTCTATAAAGGTATGGATATTGGTACAGGGAAAATCACCAAAGAAGAAATGAAAGGTGTACCGCATCACCTTCTCGATGTAATCTCTCCATCAAACGAATATGTATTTTCAGTACAAGATTTTAAAGTATTAGCAGACAAAGCTATAGCCGATATTCTTTCAAGAAATAAATTACCAATAATTTGCGGTGGTACTGGATTTTATATTCAAGCTGTTGTCGACAATGTAACCCTCCCAGAAGTATCCCCAGATCAAGTACTTCGAGCAAAGCTGTCTGAGAAATCTACTGAAGAGTTATTTGAGATGCTTAAAGCAAAAGATCCAGAACGAGCAGAAGTTATTGACCCACACAATCATGTCCGAATTATTCGGGCTCTTGAAATTAACGAAGCACTTGGCAATGTACCCAAAATTCAAACCGAGCCCTTATATGACACACTTCAAATTGGCATCGAAATTTCTGATGAAGAATTACGTCCACGAATCTTCAAACGACTCTTAAAACGCTTTGATCTGGGAATGCTTGATGAAGCAAAAAAACTTCATGCTGAAGGGGTTACGTTTAAACGCATGGAAGACTTGGGACTTGAGTATAAATACATGGCCCTTCACCTCCAAAATAAGCTTACACAGCAAGAAATGATAGATGCGCTAGAGATTGCTACCCGTCAGTATGCACGGCGCCAAAAGACCTGGTTTAGACGGGATAAACGCATAAAATGGCTCAGTCTCGACAATAAGTCCGAAATCGCTTGCTCTATTGATCAATTTATAGTATCCTAG
- a CDS encoding ParB/RepB/Spo0J family partition protein → MSQFYNDSIFWIEVDKIKPNPYQPRKDFDPIALQALSDSIRQYGVLQALVVTRTEVQKPDGGLSTEYELIAGERRLRASKLAGIREVPCLIKTGEDNNLMKLELAIIENVQREDLNPVDRARSFQRLADEFGFKHAEIGEKIGKSREYVSNSLRLLSLPEDILNALSTGKITEGHARPLMMLNDRPEEQSTLFKEIMFRKLTVREAEMIARKIAVEKVRKKDLGADPEITEIEERFAESLGTRVHIERKEVGGKLTIDFFSKDDLRAILDLVNKSREAGVQPGMMNNFINAQQQQQATQMQNVGITVAAVETVAQAEPALPQTVLETSDAPMIPADAASTSEGAIDDRTPVEKKEEENEDIYSVSNFNI, encoded by the coding sequence ATGTCACAGTTTTACAACGATTCAATTTTTTGGATAGAAGTCGATAAGATCAAACCCAATCCATATCAGCCACGAAAAGATTTTGATCCGATTGCGCTCCAAGCACTTTCAGATTCAATTCGACAGTACGGAGTGCTACAAGCTCTTGTTGTGACTCGTACTGAAGTGCAAAAGCCAGATGGAGGTCTAAGTACAGAATACGAACTCATTGCAGGAGAGCGACGATTACGAGCTTCAAAACTCGCAGGAATTCGCGAAGTACCATGTCTCATCAAAACTGGTGAAGACAACAATTTAATGAAGCTCGAACTCGCTATTATCGAAAACGTACAGCGAGAAGATTTGAACCCTGTTGATCGTGCTCGATCATTCCAGCGACTTGCAGATGAATTCGGATTTAAGCATGCAGAGATTGGAGAAAAAATTGGTAAATCACGAGAATACGTATCAAATAGTTTGCGATTACTTTCACTTCCAGAAGATATCTTGAATGCGCTTTCTACTGGAAAAATTACTGAAGGTCATGCTCGACCTTTGATGATGCTCAATGACCGACCTGAAGAGCAGAGTACTCTCTTTAAAGAAATCATGTTCCGAAAGCTCACGGTGCGAGAAGCTGAAATGATTGCACGAAAGATTGCGGTAGAAAAAGTACGAAAGAAGGATTTGGGAGCTGATCCTGAAATTACCGAGATAGAAGAGAGATTTGCAGAGTCACTAGGAACACGAGTTCATATCGAGCGAAAAGAAGTAGGAGGAAAGCTTACTATCGATTTCTTTTCTAAAGATGATTTGCGAGCAATTCTAGATCTTGTAAACAAAAGTAGGGAAGCAGGAGTGCAGCCGGGAATGATGAACAACTTCATCAATGCCCAGCAACAACAGCAAGCAACGCAGATGCAAAATGTTGGAATTACAGTGGCAGCAGTAGAGACTGTTGCTCAAGCAGAACCAGCATTACCTCAAACAGTACTCGAAACATCTGATGCGCCAATGATTCCTGCAGATGCAGCATCAACATCAGAGGGAGCTATAGATGATAGAACTCCAGTAGAAAAGAAAGAAGAAGAAAACGAGGATATCTATTCTGTTTCAAACTTCAATATTTAA